The following are encoded in a window of Planctomycetaceae bacterium genomic DNA:
- the xth gene encoding exodeoxyribonuclease III, with protein sequence MKLITWNVNSIRVRMERLAALLERHRPDVVCLQELKVTDDIFPAAAVEAMGYRCAVYGQKAYNGVAILSRGEPADVSRGLCDAVPDPDSRLIAATIDGVRIISAYFPNGSFVGSEKYQYKLQWMHRLRTHLEQCYQPDQPLVLCGDLNVAVDDQDVANPELWASSVLCHPTARAALQEIADWGLVDVFAKMHPEGGIYSWWDYQLLSFPKNNGLRIDHVLATRPLADKTTAAEVDRNERKGKSPSDHAPVIVTFE encoded by the coding sequence ATGAAGCTCATCACCTGGAACGTCAATTCGATTCGCGTGCGGATGGAGAGGCTGGCGGCGCTGCTGGAGCGGCACCGGCCGGACGTGGTGTGTCTGCAGGAACTCAAGGTCACTGACGATATCTTTCCCGCGGCGGCGGTCGAGGCGATGGGGTACCGCTGCGCCGTATACGGGCAGAAGGCTTACAACGGAGTGGCGATCCTCAGCCGCGGCGAACCGGCCGATGTGTCGCGCGGGCTTTGCGACGCCGTGCCGGACCCGGACTCGCGGCTGATCGCGGCCACGATCGACGGCGTGCGTATCATCAGCGCGTACTTTCCCAACGGGTCGTTCGTCGGCTCGGAGAAGTACCAGTATAAGCTCCAGTGGATGCACCGCCTGCGGACGCATCTGGAGCAATGCTACCAGCCCGATCAGCCGCTGGTGCTCTGCGGCGACTTGAACGTGGCCGTCGACGACCAGGACGTCGCCAACCCGGAACTCTGGGCCTCCAGCGTGCTCTGCCATCCGACCGCGCGGGCGGCCCTGCAGGAGATCGCCGACTGGGGCTTGGTGGATGTCTTTGCCAAGATGCACCCTGAGGGCGGCATCTATTCCTGGTGGGACTATCAACTGCTGTCATTCCCGAAGAACAACGGGCTGCGGATCGACCACGTGCTGGCGACGCGACCGCTGGCCGACAAGACCACTGCCGCCGAGGTTGACCGCAACGAGCGCAAAGGCAAGAGCCCCTCGGACCACGCGCCGGTGATCGTGACGTTCGAGTAG
- a CDS encoding PIN domain-containing protein: protein MICLIDTSAFLAMLNPKDINHAAARAAWQELLDGDAILVVPSCVLTETFALVQARFGIAAARSLHELFYPILSVEWSNSADHEAAAEALLAAGRRDLSLVDCVSFHIMRRMGIRQVFTFDSHFAEQGFSCVPE from the coding sequence GTGATCTGCCTCATTGACACCTCTGCTTTCCTGGCAATGCTCAACCCCAAGGACATCAATCACGCTGCTGCAAGAGCGGCTTGGCAGGAATTGCTCGATGGCGATGCGATCTTGGTTGTCCCCAGTTGCGTCCTTACAGAAACGTTTGCATTGGTACAGGCTCGTTTTGGAATTGCGGCAGCCCGTTCGCTGCATGAATTGTTCTATCCCATTCTTTCAGTGGAATGGAGCAATTCGGCCGACCACGAAGCGGCAGCCGAAGCGCTGTTGGCAGCGGGCCGAAGGGATCTGAGCCTCGTCGACTGTGTCAGCTTCCACATCATGAGACGCATGGGCATTCGTCAGGTATTCACTTTCGATAGCCACTTTGCCGAGCAGGGTTTTTCCTGTGTCCCCGAATGA
- a CDS encoding CopG family transcriptional regulator, protein MIRTQIQFSEEQSTRIREEAKAKGVSLSELVREGMEQFLRSRPRVSRQELKQRTVDALGRFECEITDLSVNHDKYLAEDFGS, encoded by the coding sequence ATGATTAGAACGCAAATACAGTTTAGCGAAGAGCAGTCTACGAGGATTCGTGAGGAAGCTAAGGCCAAAGGGGTTTCATTGTCCGAACTCGTCCGAGAAGGCATGGAACAGTTTTTGCGCAGCAGGCCCCGCGTTTCACGACAGGAACTCAAGCAGCGGACAGTGGATGCGCTGGGCCGCTTTGAGTGTGAAATCACAGATCTTTCTGTCAACCACGACAAGTATCTGGCTGAGGATTTCGGTTCGTGA
- a CDS encoding glycoside hydrolase family 95 protein, with amino-acid sequence MAKAKSRERACGMSMYQPATDWRDGCPVGNGRIGATLYGNIVHDVVMLNHEALWVPLPKPVLPDVSGKLPDLRALLAAGRYKEAEGFLERTLREAGYPMQRPGCYQPAFDLCMHTQTGGPFSDYRRSVDFRSGIAAVEWTDAGVNYRREVFVCRGQDVVAMRISASRRGRLTVRLALAPHDAAAIPKADAAAGCDPNLTFDSRETSDTLSVIGAYSDGSKFGGLARVFAAGGRSVSTGQGVQVTGADSIVVLLKLFVWEEPASALARLADEVAALAGTYPALRRKHVAAHDELFNRMQLDLGAGDSEAVNERLLIDAYNGDVPTALIQRMFDYGRHLLVSSSAGGAWPANLQGIWNGFYQPPWRSDYHNDENVQMNYWQALPGNLAEAALPFFDYYESMVEDYRVNARNLYGCRGIYIPISQTTHGLIGPGVWCNWTAAAGWLAQLFYDYYLFTGDKEFLRARAIPFMKEAALFYEDFLFESPDGRAVFAPSLSPENRPQRDEAGLVTINATMDVAVARELLTNLCAACDTLGIEREAAGRWRALLAKLPAYQVNADGAIREWIHDALPDNYHHRHQSHIYPLFPGREVTPETAGELFEACRVAVEKRLVVGLTSQTGWSLSHMANIYARLGEGDRALECLELLTRSCVGPNLYTYHNDWRAQGLTLGWFGGDRCFQIDANFGLTAAVLEMLVFSAPGWVKLLPALPKKWTKGSAQGIACRGGITLDIEWDIPAGRLDARITSRTSQQITLKLPAAAARIQCAGAETCKSEHGAGYREIGLIAGKMARLAIFFVKSSR; translated from the coding sequence ATGGCCAAGGCGAAATCACGCGAGCGAGCTTGCGGCATGTCGATGTATCAGCCGGCGACCGATTGGCGCGACGGCTGTCCGGTCGGCAACGGGCGCATCGGCGCGACGTTGTACGGGAACATCGTTCACGACGTCGTGATGCTCAATCACGAGGCGCTATGGGTGCCGCTGCCCAAGCCGGTTCTGCCGGACGTCTCGGGCAAGCTGCCCGACCTGCGGGCGCTGCTGGCGGCAGGGCGGTACAAAGAGGCTGAGGGCTTTCTCGAAAGAACGCTTCGCGAGGCGGGCTATCCGATGCAGCGCCCGGGCTGCTATCAGCCGGCATTCGACCTGTGCATGCACACGCAGACGGGCGGGCCCTTCAGCGATTACCGCCGCAGCGTTGACTTTCGCAGCGGGATTGCGGCTGTCGAGTGGACCGACGCCGGAGTGAACTATCGCCGCGAGGTCTTCGTCTGCCGCGGGCAGGACGTTGTCGCCATGCGCATCAGCGCCTCGCGCCGCGGGCGGTTGACGGTGCGGTTGGCCCTGGCGCCGCACGATGCGGCCGCCATCCCCAAGGCCGACGCGGCGGCCGGGTGCGATCCGAATCTCACGTTCGACTCGCGTGAAACCAGCGACACGTTGTCGGTTATCGGCGCGTACAGCGACGGCTCGAAGTTCGGCGGCCTGGCGCGAGTTTTTGCCGCCGGCGGGCGGAGCGTCTCCACCGGCCAGGGCGTGCAGGTGACCGGGGCCGACAGCATCGTCGTGCTGCTCAAGCTGTTCGTGTGGGAAGAGCCTGCGTCGGCGCTGGCTCGCCTGGCGGACGAAGTGGCCGCACTTGCGGGGACGTACCCCGCCTTGCGGCGCAAGCACGTGGCGGCCCATGACGAACTGTTCAACCGCATGCAGCTCGATCTTGGCGCCGGCGACAGCGAGGCCGTGAACGAGCGGTTGTTGATCGACGCGTACAACGGCGACGTGCCGACGGCGCTGATCCAGCGGATGTTCGATTACGGGCGGCACCTGCTGGTGTCCAGCTCGGCGGGGGGCGCCTGGCCGGCGAACCTGCAGGGAATCTGGAACGGGTTCTATCAGCCGCCGTGGCGCAGCGATTATCACAACGACGAAAACGTCCAGATGAACTACTGGCAGGCCCTGCCGGGCAACCTCGCCGAGGCGGCGTTGCCGTTCTTCGATTACTACGAGTCGATGGTTGAAGACTACCGCGTCAACGCCCGCAACCTCTATGGCTGCCGCGGCATCTATATCCCCATCTCGCAGACGACGCACGGGCTCATCGGCCCGGGCGTCTGGTGCAACTGGACCGCCGCGGCGGGCTGGCTGGCGCAGCTCTTCTACGACTACTACCTCTTCACCGGCGACAAGGAGTTTCTGCGAGCCCGTGCAATCCCGTTCATGAAAGAGGCCGCCCTGTTCTACGAGGACTTCCTCTTTGAAAGCCCGGACGGCCGGGCCGTGTTCGCCCCGTCGCTGTCACCGGAGAACCGCCCTCAGCGCGACGAAGCAGGGCTGGTGACGATCAACGCGACGATGGACGTGGCCGTCGCCCGCGAGTTGCTGACGAACCTGTGCGCAGCGTGCGATACGCTCGGCATCGAGCGCGAAGCGGCGGGGCGGTGGCGGGCTCTGCTGGCGAAGCTGCCGGCGTACCAGGTCAACGCCGACGGGGCGATCCGCGAGTGGATCCACGACGCTCTGCCGGACAACTACCACCATCGCCATCAGTCGCATATCTATCCGCTGTTTCCCGGCCGCGAGGTCACGCCTGAGACGGCGGGAGAGCTGTTCGAGGCGTGCCGCGTCGCGGTTGAGAAGCGGCTGGTGGTGGGCCTGACGAGTCAGACGGGCTGGTCGCTGTCGCACATGGCCAACATCTATGCGCGGCTGGGCGAGGGCGACCGGGCGCTGGAGTGCCTGGAGTTGCTGACGCGCTCGTGCGTGGGCCCCAACCTGTACACGTACCACAACGACTGGCGAGCGCAGGGGCTGACGCTGGGCTGGTTCGGCGGCGACCGCTGCTTCCAGATCGACGCGAACTTCGGCCTGACCGCCGCGGTGCTGGAGATGCTGGTCTTCTCCGCCCCGGGCTGGGTGAAGCTCCTGCCGGCGCTGCCGAAGAAGTGGACGAAGGGCTCGGCCCAAGGCATCGCCTGCCGCGGCGGGATCACGTTGGACATCGAGTGGGATATCCCCGCCGGCCGCCTGGATGCAAGAATCACCAGCCGCACCAGCCAGCAGATCACGCTCAAGCTGCCTGCCGCGGCGGCTAGAATCCAGTGTGCTGGGGCTGAAACCTGTAAGAGCGAACATGGAGCAGGATACCGAGAGATAGGGTTGATAGCGGGAAAAATGGCAAGACTGGCTATTTTCTTTGTCAAAAGCAGCCGATGA
- a CDS encoding AAA family ATPase, which produces MNDREQFGYLLTCRHPGIRMLTDEEQYALSIVRDVAMNRGRDVWLWSIGTGLRDGMIEDGTVQADTEHPAAALCRITRGDLKGLFVFLDLAGHLKDERTRRMFREAAQKMPGLNSTLVLIDACDDVPAVVASACTKMELSLPDEKEIKELIRRTVRQMNDEQRISVKLTGKDLSTIIRNLRGLTRRQAAQIIVEVLADDRRFNAQDINRILAGKRRALGDGTLLEYVESPTDLSEVGGLGRLKKWLAQREDSLSDEAVTFGLPAPRGLLMLGVQGAGKSLAAKAVATAWKRPLLRMDAGALYDKYIGESERRLRDALKQADMMAPIVLWIDEIEKAFASAASQSSDGGLSKRMFGTLLTWMQEHTAPVFLIATANDIEALPPELLRKGRFDEIFFVDLPTLDVRKQIFRIHLGKRKRDASLFDLDALAAASEGFSGAEIESAVISGLHDAYAAKQELADRHVADAIRTSPPLSVTMREKVQALRDWAVGRCVPAD; this is translated from the coding sequence ATGAACGACCGCGAGCAATTTGGGTACCTCCTGACCTGCCGCCATCCCGGCATCAGGATGCTCACAGATGAAGAGCAGTACGCCCTGTCCATTGTGCGTGACGTGGCGATGAACCGCGGCCGCGACGTCTGGCTATGGTCGATCGGCACGGGCTTGAGGGACGGGATGATCGAAGACGGCACGGTTCAGGCCGACACCGAACACCCGGCGGCAGCGCTATGCCGGATCACCCGCGGGGACCTCAAAGGCCTCTTCGTGTTTCTGGACCTGGCGGGACATCTGAAGGACGAACGGACGCGTCGCATGTTCCGCGAGGCAGCGCAGAAAATGCCCGGGCTCAACTCGACGCTTGTGCTGATTGACGCCTGTGACGACGTGCCGGCGGTGGTTGCCAGCGCATGCACGAAGATGGAACTGTCGCTGCCGGATGAAAAGGAAATCAAGGAACTGATCCGTCGCACCGTGCGACAGATGAACGACGAGCAGCGGATCAGCGTCAAGCTGACCGGCAAAGATCTCAGCACGATCATTCGCAACCTGCGCGGGCTGACGCGACGCCAGGCGGCGCAGATCATCGTCGAGGTGCTGGCCGACGACCGGCGGTTCAACGCCCAGGACATCAACCGGATTCTGGCCGGAAAGCGTCGTGCCCTGGGCGATGGGACGCTGCTGGAATACGTCGAATCACCGACGGACCTGAGCGAGGTCGGCGGCCTGGGGCGGCTGAAGAAATGGCTGGCGCAGCGCGAGGATTCGCTCTCTGACGAAGCGGTCACCTTCGGTCTGCCTGCCCCGCGCGGGCTGCTCATGCTCGGCGTGCAAGGGGCGGGCAAATCGCTGGCGGCCAAGGCCGTCGCGACGGCGTGGAAACGTCCGCTGCTCCGCATGGACGCCGGGGCGCTGTACGACAAGTACATCGGAGAATCCGAGCGACGCCTCCGCGACGCGCTCAAGCAGGCCGACATGATGGCCCCGATCGTTCTGTGGATCGACGAGATCGAGAAGGCCTTCGCGTCGGCGGCCTCGCAAAGCTCCGACGGCGGGCTGAGCAAGCGGATGTTCGGGACGCTTCTGACATGGATGCAGGAACACACGGCGCCGGTGTTCCTGATCGCCACGGCCAACGACATCGAGGCGTTGCCGCCGGAGTTGCTTCGCAAGGGGCGTTTCGACGAGATATTCTTTGTCGACCTTCCGACGCTCGATGTGCGCAAGCAGATCTTCCGCATTCACCTGGGCAAACGCAAACGCGACGCCTCGCTGTTCGACCTGGACGCCCTTGCCGCGGCCAGCGAGGGCTTCAGCGGGGCGGAGATCGAGTCGGCCGTCATCAGCGGCCTGCACGATGCATACGCCGCAAAGCAGGAGCTGGCCGACCGGCACGTCGCCGATGCGATCCGCACCTCGCCGCCGTTGTCGGTGACGATGCGGGAAAAAGTCCAGGCCCTGCGCGATTGGGCGGTCGGCCGATGCGTACCGGCAGATTGA
- a CDS encoding Hsp70 family protein: METHGTVVGIDLGTTFSAIAYLNQAGIPITVPNAEGQLTTPSAILFDTEGGLVVGQEAKRASLIYPDRVAIWIKRDMGEKLYRQQIAGRWLSPSALSGIILKKMRKDAELRIGPISGAVVTVPAYFDEARRQATVDAGAIAGLKVLDIINEPTSAALAWGFRNFIERGGSARDVAGIRHSTHDQGVSLVYDLGGGTFDVTVIKSEGETLRVLATDGDVQLGGKDWDDVIVDYVSEQFIDKYGSDPRQDPQSHQDLQLASEDAKHALSRLMRTQMAVNHAGNRLMVELTRERFDEITSGLLFRTSRRVDRVLEQAELDWSGIDRILLVGGSTRMPQVVKMLREKSGQEPDHSLAADEVVAHGAAIHAAILQISGAKGLETTVTLPEDGDEGKSGSGETMVGRHIVLPDIGVEADGSADTAELPAIPRGADEAEIAQHALRYELKAAGGGDYEPQIAEALQGIKTINVSSHTLGVVATSPRSGRKIRSVLIPHNTELPVSASKTYGTVSDNQSVVRVRVIEGESDDPEACIHIGECVVSPLPHGLRKGSPITVTFTYDNSGRLHVQARDDTSGVMANTTIVRPGAMTSQQIDRAQSALDALAMI; encoded by the coding sequence ATGGAAACGCATGGGACTGTGGTCGGGATCGACCTGGGGACGACGTTTTCGGCCATCGCTTATCTCAATCAGGCGGGTATTCCGATCACGGTGCCTAATGCCGAGGGGCAGTTGACGACGCCGTCGGCGATTTTGTTCGACACCGAAGGTGGGCTGGTCGTCGGGCAGGAGGCCAAGCGCGCCAGCCTGATCTACCCCGACCGCGTGGCGATCTGGATCAAGCGCGACATGGGCGAGAAGCTCTACCGCCAGCAGATCGCCGGGCGGTGGCTGAGCCCCTCGGCGCTGTCGGGCATCATTCTCAAGAAGATGCGCAAAGACGCCGAGCTGCGGATCGGACCCATCAGCGGGGCCGTGGTGACCGTGCCGGCGTATTTTGACGAAGCCCGCCGCCAGGCCACCGTCGACGCCGGTGCCATCGCCGGGCTCAAGGTGCTGGACATCATCAACGAGCCCACCAGCGCGGCGTTGGCGTGGGGCTTTCGCAACTTCATCGAGCGCGGCGGCAGCGCCCGCGACGTGGCGGGCATTCGCCACAGCACGCACGACCAGGGCGTCTCGCTGGTCTACGACCTCGGCGGCGGCACGTTCGACGTGACGGTCATCAAGTCCGAGGGCGAAACGCTGCGCGTGCTGGCAACCGACGGCGACGTGCAGCTCGGCGGCAAGGACTGGGACGATGTGATCGTCGACTACGTCAGCGAACAGTTCATCGACAAGTACGGCAGCGACCCGCGCCAGGACCCCCAGAGCCACCAGGACCTCCAGCTTGCCTCCGAAGACGCCAAGCACGCCCTCTCGCGCCTGATGCGAACGCAGATGGCCGTCAACCACGCCGGCAACCGACTGATGGTCGAGCTCACCCGCGAGCGGTTCGACGAGATCACCTCCGGGCTGCTCTTCCGCACGTCGCGGCGCGTCGACCGCGTGCTCGAACAGGCCGAGCTGGACTGGAGCGGCATCGACCGTATCCTGCTGGTGGGCGGGTCCACCCGCATGCCGCAGGTCGTCAAGATGCTCCGCGAGAAGAGCGGGCAGGAGCCCGACCATTCGCTGGCTGCCGACGAGGTCGTCGCACACGGCGCCGCTATCCACGCCGCCATCCTGCAGATCAGCGGCGCCAAGGGGCTCGAAACCACCGTCACGCTGCCCGAAGACGGCGACGAAGGCAAGAGCGGCTCCGGCGAGACCATGGTCGGCCGCCACATCGTGCTGCCGGATATCGGCGTCGAGGCCGACGGCAGCGCCGACACCGCCGAGCTGCCCGCCATCCCGCGCGGGGCCGACGAGGCCGAGATCGCCCAGCACGCCCTGCGCTACGAGCTCAAAGCCGCCGGCGGCGGCGACTACGAACCGCAGATCGCCGAGGCCCTGCAGGGCATCAAGACCATCAACGTCAGTTCGCACACCCTGGGCGTGGTAGCCACCTCGCCCCGCAGCGGCCGCAAGATCCGCAGCGTGCTCATTCCGCACAACACGGAGTTGCCCGTCAGCGCGAGCAAGACGTACGGCACCGTCAGCGACAATCAGTCGGTGGTGCGCGTGCGGGTGATCGAGGGCGAGAGCGACGACCCCGAGGCCTGCATCCACATCGGCGAGTGCGTCGTCAGCCCCCTGCCCCACGGCCTGCGAAAGGGCTCACCGATTACGGTGACGTTCACGTACGACAACAGCGGCCGCCTGCACGTGCAGGCCCGCGACGACACGTCAGGCGTGATGGCCAACACCACGATCGTCCGCCCCGGCGCCATGACCAGCCAGCAGATCGACCGAGCCCAAAGCGCCCTCGACGCCCTGGCGATGATTTAA
- a CDS encoding DUF4272 domain-containing protein has protein sequence MRPAKEDVVTRLRILGYLVRHSFSTPPEDVLKELFSRWSGDDCHQFDESCRQRAQETISEMKSGDIWKAASPREKKFLESFGSRIESYERLAASWRMECAGIMMWALNWHDWPKIDEELSPDIFKNIPQDKPPQLMEQAEVDKKRDLIELWHWRVRTRQLIEEGQRLPADEKLRAAGFHTFDDIVRFTAKQAHENGDLSEIKEDDFLFLGKPFRALPQEEYFIARSIISERHYALNWLCGRAPGNRWDETPTET, from the coding sequence ATGCGGCCTGCAAAAGAAGATGTTGTGACGAGGTTGCGTATTCTGGGGTATTTAGTTCGTCATTCTTTCTCGACGCCGCCCGAAGACGTACTGAAGGAGCTTTTCAGCCGGTGGTCGGGCGATGATTGCCACCAGTTTGATGAGTCCTGCAGGCAGCGAGCCCAGGAGACGATCTCCGAGATGAAGAGTGGGGATATCTGGAAAGCGGCAAGCCCCCGAGAAAAGAAGTTCCTTGAGTCTTTCGGGTCGCGAATAGAATCGTATGAGCGGCTTGCGGCAAGTTGGCGAATGGAATGCGCGGGCATCATGATGTGGGCTCTGAACTGGCACGATTGGCCGAAAATCGATGAGGAACTGTCGCCTGATATCTTCAAGAACATCCCGCAGGATAAGCCCCCGCAACTGATGGAGCAGGCGGAGGTAGACAAGAAACGGGATTTAATCGAGCTATGGCATTGGCGCGTAAGGACTCGGCAGTTGATCGAAGAAGGCCAACGTCTTCCTGCAGATGAAAAACTTAGGGCTGCGGGATTTCACACCTTTGATGACATCGTCAGGTTCACAGCCAAGCAGGCGCACGAAAATGGCGATCTTTCCGAGATCAAGGAGGACGATTTTCTGTTCCTTGGAAAACCGTTCAGAGCACTGCCACAGGAAGAGTACTTCATCGCCCGTTCCATCATCTCTGAAAGACATTACGCCTTGAACTGGTTGTGCGGCCGCGCGCCCGGTAATCGCTGGGATGAGACTCCAACAGAAACCTGA
- a CDS encoding radical SAM protein: MRLYLINPHNPLVTLTNTKESRWNRYRVWKPLGLMVLAGLTPGDWEITIIDENRGLPDYAAMPTPDLVGITAFTSQASRAYQAAAEFRARGVKVVMGGIHATMCPQEAQRHVDAIVTGEAESIWATVLADAAAGRLQPLYAGIHTDLCNVPPARHDLLRDDYAFGAIQTTRGCPLSCSFCSVSAFNGTRYRHRPVEKVVEEFRSIPETWVLVVDDNLIGTTKAHIERAKDLFRALIAANLRKKWIAQVTINIADDEELLALARKAGCRGVFIGFESASVAGLTEVGKKFNLLKGRDFAQSVKRIRRHKMLVVGSFIMGLDADEPGIGRRIANVARSYGVDILNTLFLTPLPGTRLWDQMKADDRIVSRDFPDDWKYYTLGFPTARYKNFTVSQIMTEMDTCDHTFYSLPRILRRLAEGLIAGRRPLLALIANLSYRNNARLARRSYRLMNSLHAAITPLAAAE, translated from the coding sequence ATGCGACTCTATTTGATCAATCCACACAACCCGCTGGTCACGCTGACCAATACCAAGGAAAGCCGCTGGAACCGCTATCGTGTCTGGAAACCGCTGGGACTGATGGTGCTGGCCGGCCTGACGCCGGGGGACTGGGAAATCACCATCATCGACGAGAATCGCGGCCTGCCCGACTACGCCGCCATGCCCACGCCCGATCTGGTGGGGATCACGGCCTTCACGTCCCAGGCCAGCCGCGCGTACCAGGCAGCCGCCGAGTTTCGCGCCCGCGGCGTGAAAGTCGTCATGGGCGGCATCCACGCGACGATGTGTCCGCAGGAAGCCCAGCGCCACGTCGACGCCATCGTCACCGGCGAGGCCGAGAGCATCTGGGCCACCGTGCTGGCCGACGCGGCCGCCGGGCGCCTGCAGCCGCTGTACGCCGGCATCCACACCGATCTGTGCAACGTGCCGCCGGCACGGCACGACCTGCTGCGCGACGATTACGCTTTCGGCGCGATCCAGACGACGCGCGGCTGTCCGCTGAGCTGCAGTTTCTGCAGCGTGTCGGCGTTTAACGGCACGCGCTACCGCCACCGCCCGGTCGAGAAGGTGGTCGAGGAGTTCCGCTCGATCCCCGAGACGTGGGTGCTCGTCGTCGACGACAATCTCATCGGGACCACCAAGGCCCACATCGAGCGGGCCAAGGACCTGTTCCGCGCGCTCATCGCCGCGAACCTCCGCAAGAAGTGGATCGCCCAGGTCACCATCAACATTGCCGACGACGAGGAGTTGCTGGCGCTGGCGCGCAAAGCCGGCTGCCGCGGCGTGTTCATCGGTTTCGAGTCGGCCAGCGTGGCCGGGCTGACCGAAGTGGGCAAGAAGTTCAATCTGCTCAAAGGGCGCGATTTCGCCCAGTCCGTCAAGCGCATCCGCCGGCACAAGATGCTGGTGGTCGGCTCGTTCATCATGGGTCTGGACGCCGACGAACCTGGCATCGGGCGCCGGATCGCCAACGTCGCCCGCAGCTACGGGGTGGACATCCTCAACACGCTCTTCCTGACGCCCCTGCCGGGCACGCGGCTGTGGGACCAGATGAAGGCCGACGACCGGATCGTCTCGCGCGACTTCCCCGACGACTGGAAGTACTACACCCTGGGATTCCCCACCGCGCGGTACAAGAACTTCACCGTCTCGCAGATCATGACCGAGATGGACACCTGCGACCACACGTTCTATTCGCTGCCGCGAATCCTGCGCCGCCTGGCCGAGGGGCTCATCGCCGGCCGCCGCCCGCTGCTGGCACTGATCGCGAACCTCTCGTACCGCAACAACGCCCGCCTGGCCCGGCGAAGCTACCGCCTGATGAACTCCCTCCACGCCGCCATCACCCCCCTGGCCGCGGCCGAGTAG